The segment ctactactactactactactactactactactactactactactactactactactactactactactactactactactactactactactactactactactactactactactactactactactactactactactactactactactactactactactactactactactactactactactactactactactactactactactactactactactactactactactactactactactactactactactactactactactactactactactactactactactactactactactactactactactactactactactactactactactactactactactactactactactactactactactactactactactactactactactactactactactactactactactactactactactactactactactactactactactactactactactactactactactactactactactactactactactactactactactactactactactactactactactactactactactactactactactactactactactactactactactactactactactactactactactactactactactactactactactactactactactactactactactactactactactactactactactactacttagaCTCAttggcttttgctcggagacttgtcacaactgaagcgattgagtgggccgtgagcttctctccatacaaatttcctggaacagatggattataactgcagaaaggattcaagtacttcaaacacattctgagaaggatgtttgtatgtagtattgctattgggtacatcccaactcaatggcgtgaaataaccattaagtttattcctaaaggtggacgcgcgacatacgagcaagcaaaaagttttggaccaatcagtctaacgtctttcttgcttaaattactagagcggattgttgatcaccacatccgcgaaacaagcttagtagaagttcctcttcattgagaacaacatgcttatcaaagtggcaagtctacaaccactttattacatgatgtggtggataaaattaaggttgctttttcacaaaaggaatcttgcttagaacttttttggatattaaaggcgcgtttgataacgtatctttcgcttccattttggaggctgctcgttatcataatgtgccttcaataattataaagtggatagaacaaatgcttagtaaccgattgcttttttcgtccttacggcaagcaagcatttggaagcaaaatgTTTGTGGATGttcacaaggtggcgttctctcgcctcttttatggaaccttgtggcggatggcctactgaggaaactcaatggtctaggctatccgtcatatagttttgcggatgactatctcatcctagtagttggaaagtgcataagcacattatttgacttaatgcagcaggcactacgcgtcgtggaaacgtggtgccaagaaactgcactttcggtaaatccgagcaaaacatctatcgtcttattttcaagacgtagaaataccaatggagctcgcgctctgcgcttttacgattcggatgttgatgttgtgaacgaagtgaagtacgtggggttgattctcaactccaagcttgactggtctacaaatattgatttccgaattaaaaaagcgtgcatgacCTTTGGGCAATGttgacgagcaattggcaactcttggggtcttaaacccaaatacatacactggttgtacacggtcgttgtcagaccaatactggcgtatggttgtcttgtatggtggcagagaggggaagttgtgactgtccagacaaagctaaaccatcttcaaaggatgtgtttaatggcaatgtctggtgcttttactacaactcctactgccgccctagaagctattttcaatattaaacctctacacttccgcctgaagcaagaggcactaacatgtgcttatcgactacacgcgactggcctttggcagtctgtggacagttgcactggtcatactcgattgtggtcgcaaattgttgctgaggacaagtttgcccttgctcctagcgatgtaacgctcatgcgtactttcccgtataggacttttttttctatgtgtggactcattactgcgaccagtaagttgatctattgtaatattccgtataggactttctcaagtgactgtcctcctagagaggattggatgtcaggctacatggaaaggaaaatttccgactatgtggtctattataccgatggttccttctaCGAAgatcgcgcgggtgctggtgtttactgccgtgagctagaattggagtaatcctattcgttgggtagttactgcaccgtttttcaagctgaaatctttgcaattatgtgcggagctcagtttgcacttcagaaagaactgataggcaagattatctacttctgttctgacagtcaagccgctatgaAAGCCCTTTGtacggctaattctaaatctaaaacagtcatcgcctgccacacccaattagaagaactaagcattctaaatgccgttcatctggtttgggttcctggccattctggtataaccggaaatgaatgggctgatgaactagcaagatctggagtagaaaagtcggttttcggaccggaacctgctttaccaattgcggcatgttggataaaacaaaagatacgAACTTTgtttttcatctgaacatgtacgttattgggaaagtcttgaaacttgtcgtcaaacgaaaagtttcattgttaagccttgtgagaaggttgcgaaatttcttttgcaacactcaaaggtaaattgcagtattcttgtcagatcactgactggtcactgcagactaaattatcatatggctacgattcagcgagctgaatcgtttcattgtaatttatgtgaatccgactacggtacaccatatcacgtaacttgcaactgtcctgcagtagcacaattgcgttataggatctttggatcctacgtcttaaatgaatcggattttaggaaactaaaattacgagacattttgatgtttcttaccgaaagcggtattgagctatcagctcttatttatcatgagtagaccccccagggggtgtactattaatacccaagtaacacacaaaacaagttagaaaataatattcatggAAAGTAGTTGTTCAAGAGtattataaacgtactttgaaaacatatggcgttattattaaggttttgagatgttttgtgatgacatgaatttatttgacagctcatatcaaaagaataatgtttgtttttgtcaacatgtcaacacgaagtgttTATTATGTCtctattactaaatttaaactactggaagaacaagttgtagcctacgctataataacgttttaaattggtatgaaataacctgatacaaacTTCTTTCCGATTGTTGTTTCAGTAGACTTCAATttcttgcgcttttctggtaagagagaagttctgatatatgtaatgttatactgttctataacaagctgtgttgcttgggtaagttaactaccaaggattgcagtatccccttgggggtacaaaaatctctcggtatgcatgtgtttgtgtttgtccaaattcctcattcaccccttcctattcctcctgtttttctTCCCTttctcatcaggtaaatgattgTAAATGaatccacatgattgtgaggaacgtgctgctcgagccagaGATGCTGAGTGTCTTAGAACGGCAAACCACctaagtaagcaagtaagtaGGTATGAAATATGTTATGTATTCGACTAAAAAATCCAAAGCTTTAGACTTAAACGTTTTTGACCCttgatttgacccttctttatcgacttcgcagccggctgttagtgtACAGGACAACTACGTGCAATgttcctactgactctatctagcaagcaccgcctagccgagattcgaacacacgacgactggtttgttaaactagtatcgtacctcgaagcctgTTAGCTGAGGTCCTCCTCGTTCGTTCAGCCGCTTCGAATAGGGGTGGAGGAGATGTTGCGCTAGCTCACATTTACTTTTATTTAGAACACAGCCTGGACCCGGAAATTTGAAGCCGGTCGATTCCTGGTCTAGACGTTCAAGTTAGATCCGTTGGTCAAGTAGTAAAACGATCAACGGTGGCATGGCAATGTTTGCTGAAATGATAAAACATCTTTAAAATGCGTAAGCTAGTTCTCCAAGTGCGCGCGAAAATTAAAATAGCTgatcactagacacaatcgcggacaagacactgtAACTGTTACAAAATGTTAAagtaaaacaaattacttttaacGTACACGTCGACCGGTTGTTCGGTTGTGTCTAGTGActgtggtgctcttacgttgcacgaaaaatttatttgttaaaatAGCTGAACTAAAATGCTTTCTCTACGCACCTTGCAgcgcaaaaaataaaacaacctTTCCGCGTGCTTCGCAAGACGTGACATGGTCGTTGCTCAAGCTGCCCGAATCGCTCTAGCTAAAGTCCTGTAGTAAAGCTACATTCCATTTTCGAAAGTTATCATTACGTTATTATACGGCAGACTTCGTTGGCTACTAGCTAtctgagtacaggacaattgaatcgtttgtttaagACACCCCACAGGCGCAATTTGAAAtgagtcaattttcatgagTTTTTGACAAATTTGAAGCCTTGAAGATTCCTATATCTTCTCTCAAATTCTGGAAAAAGGTTGGTTCTACAAATCCCTTTTAGTTGGGgttgaaaatatttcgaaaaaatcagtgttttgttgttttcctacaATTGTGCCAAAAGTGTAAggggggtttctcaaacaaacgtttCAATTAATTGCGGGCCTCTCCCTGCTGGAACATACGACacttggcttgttaggccatcgtggctcgaggccaactgggtggATAAGCGGACTTTAGTCCTCCTAAAGCATAAATTAAGGTTATATGGCTTATAATAAACTCATCCAAAACGCAATACAttgtggctggtagagagcgtagCGCCCCGTCGAGTGCTTTGGAAATCGTTTAAATATGCGATATGCGTTAAGGAGTCCAGTTCTTAGAAGACCATGGATATGAATTTGAATGCATAATTCAAGTGTAAATCTGTGATCGAAAGTCCTACTTACGCGAGTTTGACCATAAACTTGACAGATATGAGCCTACTGAAAATATGGCCTGACCATTGAGTGGCAGGGCAACTGATGATGCAAGTGCAATCATTTTACTGTTTTTATTATAgcacctcagccaaacagaattcggaAAACTTACTTAAAAGGCAATTGTAGCcttaattattatctataatattgttgAGAAATGACAgttttatattttgtatttctGGCACTACAGAGCTGCAATGTCGTTGGTAtcaaaaagagtgctcttttggTTACCAACATGGCTGCGACCCCAtggcgccataaatacaaaagatagaactatactttctctACCAATATTGCCGATAATAACCACCTCTGCAGTTACCCTATATACCACTTTTTCTagttctgtttggctgaggcactatagtcaaaagagcaaatcaagcctgGTTACAATTGTTTATACTTCAAAATAGACATCTACTAAATATATCAAATAATGTTTGAAGTATTGCCATTTTCAAATAGTGGAAGACACGCATTTGTATTTTAAATCATTGTCGTAATGTCCAGATGCCATTTGTATTTTTCATCATCAAACACAACATTAAAGACAGACATTCTTCTAACATCAAAGCAGTTAGAACAGAACTCCGCATTCTACACGCAAATACAGTGGAGTGGGCTGGTATTTTGATGCTACTGTGTTCTACTGCTCAGCTCCTTTAGAGAAAGGGAGGGTAGGACATAACAATATAACTACCAGTTTTGTTTTAATGTCTATTGAATCTGATTCCTAGAGTGCACTCCGGCCTTAGCTGTTTGTATACTTCAAACGTTTTAGGATTGTCTTTGAAATTCGAGAATATCATTGCTATGTACTTGCataaatcgtttttttttttcaggtaaGAAATGTCTCGTGCAGACAACAACATGATACAACGGGATTCTAGtttttaaaatacactctgtAAATTGGAAATAGAAGCCCCTCGTAAAATGCGGAACGCATGCAGAGTGACAAAAACAGCAATACTTTCTGCAGTGTCCATAAATCAAACGCAAACATAATCTATGCCATTTCGTTCAATTTATCCAGCTGGTCGTGCGTCATGTCTTTTCATAGAGAACAGTGTTAAAACAAATATTGTATATCACGTAGAGTGCTTCCCATCGTCACATATTACCCATTTACTATGGAGATTTTTCCGCTCATTCAATATGACtaataaattaatattataaTCTTAGTATTTTGTTGCAGGATGATGGTATACATTATTCaacatttcaaacaaaatattcCAGACCGAAAATAATAATTGGTATCAAAACGTTGCGAAATTCATCCCCACTGGTAATTTTAGTAAGCATGAACTGGGTAGTTAATACGAATTTTTCGAATTCGAATTCAAACTACAGTTTCAACAGTAAGTAGATACGTGTGTGTACGTAAACACAATTTTACTAAACAAGTCTTTGCAAGTTTCCATTACTCAGAACGCTGCGCGTTTGCTCAGATTGTACATATAGTGCTAGCGacagtatttttattcctaaTTTAGTTT is part of the Sabethes cyaneus chromosome 2, idSabCyanKW18_F2, whole genome shotgun sequence genome and harbors:
- the LOC128737364 gene encoding uncharacterized protein DDB_G0271670-like → SSSSSSSSSSSSSSSSSSSSSSSSSSSSSSSSSSSSSSSSSSSSSSSSSSSSSSSSSSSSSSSSSSSSSSSSSSSSSSSSSSSSSSSSSSSSSSSSSSSSSSSSSSSSSSSSSSSSSSSSSSSSSSSSSSSSSSSSSSSSSSSSSSSSSSSSSSSSSSSSSSSSSSSSSSSSSSSSSSSSSSSSSSSSSSSSSSSSSSSSSSSSSSSSSSSSSSSSSSSS